GGCGATGCGGCCCAGGTCGATGGGCGGCAGCTCCTCGATCACGAAGTCGCCCACGTTGAGCGTGGAGTCCTTCGCGCGCGCCTCCTCCAGCCGGATCTGGGTGTGCTCGTCCTCGATCTCCTGCACCACCTGGCGGTAGCGGCGCAGCTTGATCTCGCCCGAGCGCCGCTCGATCTCGGCGCGGATGTCGTGCTCGTGGCCGTACTTGGCCCGGCCGGCCTTGGAGATCGCCGTCTCCATGGCCTGCAGGACCTCTTCGCGCTCGATGCCCTTTTCGCGGGCAACCGCGTCGGCCACCTGCAGCAGTTCCGCTTTGAACGCCGTCGCCGTGTCCATCGCCGTATCCGTTCCTGTCGTCCTGGCGGCCTCAACCGCCGGCCTCAGTTGTCGGTTCCGTCCTCGCGGGCCCGTGTCCAGTCGATCAGCTCGTCGGTGAGCACCAGCTTGGCCTTCGCGATCTCGTCGAAGGGCAGCTCGTGCTCGACCCCGTCCGCGCGGATGCGCACGTAGCCGTCGCGGATGCCGAGCAGCGGCCCCTTGTAGCGGCGCCGCCCGTCGCGCGGCGCCTCCAGTTCCACACGGGCATCGAATCCCGCCCAGTCGTGAAAGTCCGAGAGCCGCGTCAACGGGCGGTCGATGCCGGGGGACGACACCTCCAGCGTGTAGGCGGTGTCGATCGGGTCCTCGACGTCCAGGATGGCCTCGGCCGCGCGGGAAACCTCGGCGCAGGCATCCACGTCCATGCCGCTGCCGTCGGTGCGCTCGGCCATGATCTGGAGCGTCTTTTCCCGTTTGTTGCCCGCAAGCTGCACGCGCACGATGCGGAAGCCCATGGATTCCAGCGTGGGCTCCAGCATGGCCTCGATTTCCGCGGCCTTCCCGGTGCTGGTCTTGCGCCGGGCCGCGTCCGCGTCGCGCACGGCTTCGACCTCCCGATAAC
This genomic interval from Limimonas halophila contains the following:
- the rimP gene encoding ribosome maturation factor RimP; this translates as MRDADAARRKTSTGKAAEIEAMLEPTLESMGFRIVRVQLAGNKREKTLQIMAERTDGSGMDVDACAEVSRAAEAILDVEDPIDTAYTLEVSSPGIDRPLTRLSDFHDWAGFDARVELEAPRDGRRRYKGPLLGIRDGYVRIRADGVEHELPFDEIAKAKLVLTDELIDWTRAREDGTDN